The genomic interval ACGGACAATACATGTTGACTTCTTATGAGAAGCTCTGTTTAGTTGTTGTGGCAGTTTTggtaataattatgtatttatgtctATTTCACTTTATGCATCCCAGAAAGAACCGGTTTAAAGGGTACGTTGCTTTGGTGTGAGTGCTGAGAGAGTGGACTTGTGGTTTACAGATATTTAATGGTGTTTGTAGGTGTTTGTTAGGCTTTGTGGTTGATGGTTAAAGCACTTTGTGTTGATGGTGAATCGGCATGCTCACAAGCTACTTCTCCGTCTCTTTTCATGATCATTACACTACTTCCATAATCATCCACCATGATTTGTCATTCTCCTGTCCTTCAGAATAGTAGTAGTGCTGCTTGTTGATCTGTGTTTGCCATTCGTTTTGCAGCTGCTCACAAAGCAACATTTTATTGCCTTGTTTTCTAATCTTTCCTCCTCTGCTCTACATCTTTCTCTATCCTTCTTTCTTTCCCGTATGCTGCCCACAGGAGAAATGAACCCATGAGCAGACCTCACTCCTGGCATGCCACCAAGTTCAACGAGAGCCACTCAGAAGCCAAAACCCAGTCCACACCCTCACCAGTCTGGCAAACAAGATATGATGCAAGGTAATTGGAAAGGCAGAAAAGAATTTGTTTCTGTTTATATTGCTTCTTTCAGTAAAGATTTAGGAATGAAAgcctttatttttcttttacaaataaacattgAATGCCAGGAACTTTTTTCATTTGCAAGTTtacatgtgtttgtttttcttagtTCATTCTCTTCTGAACTCTCAACTGGCTGGGAGCAAACCAATCTACGGAGAGTATCCGATCAGTTTAGCTCTTTGGGAAGTATGGACAGCTTAGAGCATAGCTCACATCCATATCCACCTGGCCGTCTTTCCCCAAGCAAGTCCAACAATAACAGCATTGAACATTTGGGTGGTGGTAAACGAGACTCTGCATACAGCTCCTTTTCTACAAGCTCAGGAACCCCAGATTACTCCCTGTCCAAAAGTAACACTGCGTCCACTGAGAACATGCTGTATAAAATTAATCAGTGGGATTCAAGTAGCAGGCACAGCAATGGCAGACATAGCCAAAGCCTAAGCGAAGGGGTACGACAAGATGAGAGGCTTGGATACTTGCAGCATCTCTCAAGCCATGAGATCCCAAAAGCTGAGGAACAGCCCGGCACTCGGCATTCAAGCTCTGGAAGAGTTAGTATTGGACCTGTCTGGCATGTCCCagatatgaagaaaaatgtggTATCCTCCACCCCACCTCCTGCTCCACCAACACGCAGTGATAGTTTTGCAGCTACCAAGGTTCATGAGAAGGGTCTGATCACAGGTACCTCTGAGGGCCTCGGTGTTCATCCCCAGTTAAAGCCTCAGGTGAAAGCATTGCAAAAGGCAGGAGAAACCCATGAAACCACACAAAGGTCTCATCAAGTTAACGAGACAGCTCCTGAGAGTCGACCATCTAAAAATGATTCctcaaatccctacatttcatCCAATGCCCAACATCAGTATCCACCCCATATGTCATCAGACAAAACATACTCCCTATCAACGACAGATGTCAGAGATAGGCATCAGCCCTATGCCCCTGTCCCATACCATTCACGGCAGTACAGTGACGAGGGCACTTTCCATGCTCAAACTAGGACAATACCAGCACTGAAACCTCCATTCAGTGGATACTTCAGCAGTATGCAGGAGCTGCCCACAAACAACCACATGCAACCCAATAGCCAGAATCAAACTAGAAGGCAAGCTGCATCAATGTCCGGGTATGTTGGAGTTACCTCTCATCATATCGCTCAGGGAATGACCCAGGCTTCTTTAGTGAGAGTTGATGACTTTAAAGCTACTTCAGTCTCAGAAATGTCACACAGTGGACGAGACAGGTTGTCCATTGGTTCTCAAGGAGGAGCAAAAGACCGCTATTTCCCACCTCAGTCACAGCACCATGATACAGATCATAAAGACAATAATGCGTCCTTCAAACAAAGTGAAAACCACCATCGCATTTTCGCTGCACCAAGTAATATACCAGATTCAACAAAACCTTCCGAACTGAGGGGGAGCCAAAAGCAACTCCATATGTCTAGCTCTGATGAGCATTCTGGTAGTTATCCCTCCAGTAAGCAACCCGAGCACAGGAGAAGTGCTGGTCATCTCCATCTTAAAGAGTACTCACAACAACCCTTTCCAGCTAAAAGTGAGTCAAAGATATGTCCCCAGAAAACACCTATGCTCTATTCTCTGGCCCAAGAGAACAATGACGTGGAGGACTGTCAAGATGAGATCAACAGTGGAAGTGCACAACAGGAAGTCCTTGAGAGTCAGAGTGGCAAACAAGCAAGACGAAGTGACCGATTTGCCACCACCTTGCGCAACGAGATCCAGATGAGGAGGGCTCAGCTTCAAAAGAGTCGAAGCGCAGCCACTTTAGAAAGTCCAGTTGAAGCTGTAGAAGAGCCTGCAGTCTGGAAGACCACTGGTACTTCTTCATCATCCTCAGATGGCTGCTTTTCCAGCTCTTATAAAGACCATCTGAAAGAAGCCCAGGCCAGAGTCCTCCAGGCTACATCCTTTAGGAGAAGAGACTTAGAGCCAGTCTTGTTTGAGCATCCAGGTACTGAGGGTCCCACTCGGAAAGACACACCTCCGCTACCAGGTGTCTCCGAGGTCCCAGCTAGCAAACCCACCTCAGGGAGTAATCAGGTGCTTCGCATTGGTAACCGCAAGCGGTTTTCTGCAGAAAAGAAACTTAGGTCTTTTTCTGAGCCAGATAAAATTCATGAAGTAGGAGCTAACGAGCGCTCCAGTGTGCCTGATAATGCTGCACCCTTAGAAAATCGGCATAGATTATTTGAGGCTGTGGGGAAACCAACTTTCCCCAAGCCTATGCCAAAGCAAAACCTGCAGACATCTGAAGACACCAGACTGCCCAAGTCTGGAGGCATGCACTATTCTGCAAAGAGTGAAACAGCAGGGCGGAGTAAAAGTGAAAGCTCAACCCCCATTGAACACCATCTTAATAATGAAGGTCAGGATGGCCCACACTCAGTAAACCGACAAGCCATGCTAGAACAACAGCGACTTGGCACCTTTGCAGAGTATGAGGCCAAATGGAACATTCAAAGGAAGACATCCGAACCAAGGGTATCTGGACGATACCACTCCGCTGATAACATCCTTGATACAGGAAATGAGAGACAGAGTAAGCCCACCTGTGTGCATGAAAGATCTAGATCCTCCCCTTCTGCTGACTTCCATGGACAGGTtggttatttcatatttaatgaaGTCTCTCAGTTTTCAATGATTTAATTCTGTTATATTTGTTCAgattagggctgggtaaaaatattgatttcttggTTTCATACAAATCTatcccccggtttcacagacaaggcttaagcctagtcctagactaaaatggaagtctgagctgtttcagctAAAAGAAACATGCACTGACTGATcctaaaatatatcagtgccattgttttgtctcaagatggacaccagtaatgtttttttctgagacatgtttataaaaatgacataaatgtcGTAATTGAACTATGGTTTAATCCTGGCTTAGTTTAAGatctgtctgtgaaaccagacttatattgtttcttaaatcccaagaattgaTTAGTCTAGCCTTGTTTTCAGTTAACACATGAAACATTGTAGTGCACGTATTATCCAATAAATCTCAAtgagctttgtgctttgttacttttgatatgaaacaaagtctcaaatTTCAAATTCAGTCCATTTTATTACCATATTCAAACGGTAAATGCCATTTTTgacgctgtttaatgtggagtgacagatcgctgttgCACTTCAGTTcgtgaaataaacatgaataaacatctgaaggtatgttaaaagaaagattacaacttactgaaatcagtatcctgtctcatgtaatcactcTATGAGTGTTTCAGCCATGGAAAGACGACATCAATATAACAGCctgtaaacaatgtcacataaTGTCACATCTATCTCACATAAGAAACATATTCAGTGACCATAAACACTAGTCAACTAGAAAAATTAACTCCAGAGGCATGTTCTGTATATGATCGAATTGAATGGGAAATCAAATTGaatcgcaagcttgtgaatcagaaccgaatttgtgtcaaaacccagccctacaAAACAGGTGCCGTcacagtttgtttttatttggaaCGCTTCATGAATCAAAAGTGTCTTGAGTCTCACATACAGCCCCAGTGAATAGCAGTGATAGCAATATAAAAGCCGGAACTTAGTCAAACATTAAACTCTGTACAAAAAGTCACACCCTCAGACCAGGAAAGTTGTAAGAAAGATCACACAATCATGTCAACCGACTAAGACCATAATTACAAAAGACGATAGTCTTAAAATAGCCTAAGTTAACAGTAGTTGAGATGTATTAATACCTGAACGAGGAGATTAAGTTTGATATGTTTTATGTTCCTCCCAGAAACTTCCAGTTCAAGAAACGAAGTCAGCTGACTATTCCAAACCTGAGAAAAATCTCTGCGAACAGGATAAGAATAGTACAAGGTGAGtgctctgttgtttttttccccattatcTTCAAAGAGTAAAAAGATAATACacaattttaatgtgtttattgaaTATCACTCTGCACTTTTAACATGCTTGTCATGATTATCATGATACTCCTGGGCTTGTTTGAAACTAAGCCAAACAACTCTTCCCTTTGTAATGGAAATGATACCAGTGCCAACAGCCCTGGCTGAGACTGTGTCAGTGTGTCGGTGAAACTATTCCTGCGCTAATGGCTCTGATCTTGACCTCGCTGCATACAGAAATCCCAAGCTGGGCCATCAGTCAGCCCTCGTTGGGTCAAAGACAAACAGTAGACTCTTTATGATCCTTGCAGCCTTGGGATTTAGCCCAGCTGTGACAGCACTGCAATCCTCACTGACTGGGCTTTGTTACAACGAGATGGTTTTGAGTTGTAGGCATGTGAGTATGACATAGGAAGTGTCCAATAAGTCCATTCATAATAAGGCCAAAGAGTAAAATAGCAGCCTAAATTGAATTTTTGCTCTTCCTACTtctttaaaatactgaaatggcACTTCAAAAAGCTCTTTAGAGATGTAAaactttacagataaaatgtaattcagGTTTTACTCTACATATGTAATCTAGTAGATAATGCATTTTACTTTGAAAGAATCATGAATGCTAGCCCTGTACTCTGCTAAGGAGAAACTTTAGTGCTTAATCCAATTCATAATGCCgaacattcattttaaaaccaGCTGGATGAAGAATAGAAGGCTTGTATGTATATTCTGTGCTTGAATAATGTACCAACTGGCACAGAATGGAAGTAGCGTTAACTGTGTGAAGTTGGAGAACGTACAGTCTGATAGTATCGTTTGCTGGGCATGAAATGACCTCCAGTTACCTTAGCAGTTTTTGAAATCATGTCTTTTCATGTCTAGCCTGGGAACTGGGAAACATGTTAAATTGATCCTTACCTGCTTTATCTCTCACTTAAATTATAATCTAGAAAACCTGAAATGAAAGAAACTGTGTCCTTTGAAGATGCAGCTCAAGGATAAAGGATAGATGGCTGGGATGTTATTCCTTTTACATGCAAACTTTTTAGGTGGGGCTCCAATAGTGTGATTCAGGTCAAATTGGATATGTACTCTCAATGTTTGAGATGCAAATTAAAGTTTCAGCTAGTTTACATTGTCATTAATTTGACTTGATCAAAGCAACAGCAACAAGATCATTTTCTAATGTCACAAACAGCTTCCAGTTGTGTCTAACAGATGACCTAcctatttatattcatatttatctAACCTTTCATATTTATGTAACCATAACTTTACAGGCATATCGTTCTATGGCTTCCCTGGGTCTTCTATGTGTAGACGTAAGGAGTGGCAAACTTGAATAAGCATGTTACCGCCAAACATCCATCATCCGAAGCTTTGTAAATTGCCCCCTATGAAAGGTTTTGTCTTGATTCTTGCTTGTAATTAAGGTGCCGTGGAGAGCTAACTATGAATTATACCATAGACCTGCATCTTCACTTCATAGCGCCTAAATGTCAAAGTCTTCCTGTCTGCCACCCAATCATTTTACTTGTGTGCAAACATGCACAACTTAATTAAACATTGAAGTCGTAGCTGGAAGGATTCCTCACTTCACTAAGTGATTTTGACAGAGACTTCTAATGTAAGAAAACTCTTTGGCAACTGACTTTTATTAGTACAGGTAGTGTGGACTAAATCCAGTTGGAAACATTTCAGTTGAGCTACAAGCATTTTAGCCCCACCCAGGTGAGATTACATATGTTAGGGGTACAGGAAGCACCTGTTGCTGAGATGAGAACTCCCAATCATCAGAGGTGAGCGCTGCTTTTCATACAGTCAGGTTTCATATTTAGTTCAAGAATTGCTGTTTAGCTGTTTATAGCGACTTTATATGGACACCAGCACCAAGTGCCTGGATAATGGACTTTTTTGAAGTCTTCCTGGAGAAGTTTGAATCATTCCGAGTCTGTAAGTTTAATTTTAAGAGGTGTTTTCTTAGTTTTTAGTTCTCAGTTAATACTTTTCTtggttttattctgtttttacttAATAGGTGAATGCAGGTCAGTGTTTGCATGTAAAATGCTTtgtaaacaatgaaaacatacaGTTGCTTATCCACGTGGAGAGATGGTATGTCTCTCTATTATATGTTTCTGCTACTGGTAGCTGTTTTGTCACATGAACTTTATCAAACAAGGGAAGTTAGCTAGAGACTGATGTTTGATTATAGGTGGGGTGTTGTGGACAAAAGCTCACATGGTATTACCGCGGAGACGTTCTGCATGCCAGTTCATGCTGAGATCAAATGTATGTGTTAGACACTAGAGTATTAGAAAGAACCTGCATCCTACTTGAATGTTAACCATGCATGCATGCTATACTAATGACATCTGCAATGAAAGCATGTATCAGATAACATTGAGAATGACTCTTAAAGTTCGTACACCTATATTGCTGCATCTGGCATtttcttccttctttccttttGTACACTACCCTTCAGAAGTTTtaggtctgtaagattttttacttttcaagattaatgttttaaatcagcaaggatgcattaaattgagcAAAAGTGAGAGTGAATACTTtcacattgttaaaaataaataattaaatactccaataaatgctgttctttgatatttatatttataaattcatgaGTCCCACAaaattccacaaaaatattaagcagcattactgttttctacatctaaatcagcatattatagtgatttttttttttttttttttcatcacgagacactgaagaccggtgtaatggctgctgaaaattcagctttgccatcacaggaataaattacatatgacaatatatttaaaaaactgtaaaacattttaaaaaatcttacaaaccacaaacttttttatttgtggAATAACCACAAACCATCCTACAACTACTCACGACTTGCTTCTCTTTACTCTTCTTTaatctctttgtttttttctttggagCACAGCCACTGGTTCTATACACCCAGCAGGTAATTCAGTATACCGTGTCTTTCTGTGGAGTTtggtggatttttaaaatggaataatTCATTTGCACATATTGACTGTATTaccaaaattattataaattgatTCTAACAGTAGAATCTGCCACATTTCTAATGTTGCATggtttgaagtcaaaagtttacatatacatggcagaatatgcaaaatgttaattattttaccaaaatatgaggaatcatacaaaatgcatgttattttttgtttagcacTTACCTGAGTAAGgtgtttcacataaaaaatgtttacatttagttcACCAGAGAAAATAAGAATTGAATTTACAAAAACTaccctgttcagaagtttacatatacttgattTTTAGTATTGTTTGGTTACCtgattacctgaatgatccgcagcgttttgtttttttgtttgttttgttttggttagtgatagttgttcataagtcccttgtttgtcctgaacagttaaactgcccactgttcttcagaaaaaccctttaggtcccacaaattctttggtttctcagcaattttgtgtatttgaaccctttccaacaatgactgtatgatttgtagattcatcttctcacactgagaacaactgagggactcatatacaactattacaaaatgttcaaacactccagaagaaaaaatgatgaattaagagccggggagtggaaacttttggaatttgaagatcagggtaaatttaatttttgtcttctgggaaacatgtaagtatcttctgtagcttctgaagggcagtactaaatgaaaaaaatatatgaaatataggcaaaataaaaaaaaaatgtaaacattcttttcaaaagtttacacccctggctcttaaagcatagtttttctttctgaagcatcagtgagcatttgaactttctgcaatagttgcatatgcgtcccacagttgtcctcagtgtgaaaagatggatctcaaaatcatacagtcattgctggaaagggttcaaatacaaaaatgctgaaaaaccaaagaatttgtaggacctgaaggatttttctgaagaacaatggGCAGTTTAACTTTCGAGCAACTATCACTAAGCGATGATTTCATCTGAATTGTCAGGCCACCTATCCCTAATAGACGTCGgtaaagaaatacatttacattgttactTTCATAGAGTGTTTTAATATTAGAGTTTTCGTTCCCAAgcagttttatataaaatagtcaCACAAGAGCCTTCTTATCCCTCCCTGCCCTCCATAAATCTGGGTAGACAAGGAAGAGAGTAAAAACATAAACGAAAACAATCAAGATTAAGAAGGGAAAAGCGCTCTCCTTGCCAGTTGCTGCAGGGGAAAGATCATTCATTCTCCACAGCATGACAGGCTTGTGGGAACAGAAATATGCTGGGTATGACAGCCAGCCTGGGAGTTACCATGGAGAGATGGTGAAATGTGGGAGAAATGTCTGCCTGCCTATCGATTTACGCTGAACACAGTGAGGCTTTGTGCACCAAAAAGGACAAACACATTCAGACTCTGGGCCTTTGAGGAATCTTCATTGGTAGATTGTGATTTTTACTTCAAAGcattctcttttgttttttaggttAAATGAAAAAGGATACAGTGAACTCGTATGCAAGGAAAACCCAGAAATCCCCTCACTGGCTTTGACTGAAGACCTGGAGAAAAAAGCTTTAGATCCTCCATCCAGTCATCATAAAACTGCACTGCATTTCTCTGACCATAGCACTCGCAGTGAACCTTCAGCGCCCTCCAAAAACAAGAGCTCTGTTCTCTTGCCCCATCTGGAGAAGTACAAATGCCCTGAGGGCACACCTCCTCCTCTTAGCAAATTTCAGGAGGTCCAGCCTGGATCACAAGGAGGAGTCTTGGCCTCACTCTCTCCTGTCAACAATCAAAGCTCTGCCTCTTTTCCAGCCCCTGTTCCCTGGAAAGGCTCAGAGCATAGCAAAGGGCCAACAAGGGAGGAGGAGCTACCACAAGAGCTTGTGCCTCCTCCCTTTCCACCTCCTCCCCCTCCAGCTGTCCTGCCCACCCAACAAACCGCTGGCCCGACCCAGCCCACCATGGAGGGGCAGCGTTCGCCCTCGCCCCAGTTTGCTCCCCAGAGGCTGACTGACAAGCCCCCTGTCTCCGTCTCCATACAGGATGAAGCTCCTGGAAGGTAAGACTTTATGTATTTAGAGTTAAATTCTGCCGTACAGGAATTCTTTCAGGTCTGTGCTGGAATTCGGGGAGATTTCCACTGGCAAACCACAGCTGGGCTCCTCTCAGCTGCAATCTTAAAACCATCACTGGAAACTCTCCCTACAGCCCAGTAATTTAATGACAGTGCTTCTCTGACTGTCTCTTTATTGTATTCATGCACATACAAGGGGCTTATTCATATGTGTCCTTACTGCAGATTGCCCATGTGTACTGCAATTCTTCAGATCAGTCATAAGAGGGATACCCCCCAGCCTCAACTAAAGACTGTTGAAGAATATCATTTCTGGCGCTTTGTTTTTGCTGGAATAGGGAAAGTTTTTAGAAGTCTAGCCATCAGAAGCCTGGCGAAGACCTAGGTTTTGAATTGGACATTGACATCATTGTATGATTCTTAACTATATGCATGGATTTGGTCACAGGAACTGACATGTCTTGTTTTCCTGTATACAGAGCTTGCTAGCCTGAAGTAAAAGATCAAATGTCATGTTTTTCCACACAGATAATACCTATGAAAATTGTTTTTCCTGCCCTTCTTGTGTTAATCTTTTGCCTAGTATCCCAGTTTTTCTTTGTCTCATTTCTTTCATTCACCATTGTTGTTTTCTTACAGGATGGATAGGGTTAAAGATGAGAATACATCTGTGAAGAAAGTTCCCATTAAAATTGTCCGCTCCGAGAGTGACACCGAAAAAGAAAGCCGGCAATATCTCAACCTCCCCATCGAGACCCCCATCAGCTCTCAAGAACCTGGAGTAACTCATCTTCAGAGTTTGGGGAACCCCGATCAGTCCTACTCCTTATTCTGTACTTACACCAGGCAAAAGGACCAGGTGCCTGATCTGAGAGAAGCAGATATGGGCCCTCTGAAAGATCAGGGTCCACAAACCAACGTGAACCCAGTATCTTATGGGTTACGTGGCCCCCAGATGGCCCCTTCGCCGGATCAAAGCAGCAACGGGGTGTCTTCACACCCCTTGCAGACAGAGGACGACGAAAAAAGAAAGGAGCTGGCTAAAGACATAATGGACAAGGACAAATCCTTAGTGGACATTTTAGACCAGAGTAAGATGAAAACCACCATGGATTTGATGGAGGGGATTTTCCCTCAGGGAGAGCAGCTACTGGAGGAGGCCCAACATCGCAGGAAAGCTGCCCCGAAACAGCTTTCTCATCGCAACTCTGTGGAGAAGTCAGTATTTCGTACTTGTAAACCTTCTGTGTTCCTATTTCCTACCTCGGTTTGCCAAATTCGTGCTTCATTATTTATTCTGGGAATTTACCCTTAATTACAAACCTATCCAGAAGGAAGAAAGATTGAACTTGTGTGtctgatgtttgtttttgtttttttaatcagcaGGTCAGGGTTGTTATTGTATGAAAGCCCGTTTccgtcactgaaaaaaaaaaaaaagttaattgcgagtttttatctcacaattcagactttttctcagaattgcatgtttacatctcccatttctaacttttttctcccaatattgagtttatatcaagcaattctactttttttctcatgattaaattttatatcctgcatttatgttttttttcttctcgtaaatgtgagtttatatcttttttcttcttgcaattccaaggtTACATcccacaattcagactttgttGTCGTAAATGCCAGTTAAAATCcagttctgagggaaaaaaaaaagaattgtgagtttatatctcacaattctgacctttttcttgcaattccgagtttatatctcacatttctgactttttttcttatgattgtttgtctcacaattctgacttttttctcgcaatatcaagtttatatgtcgcaattctgactttttttgtaaatgtgactttatattatacaattctgactttttcttgcaattctgagtttatatctcgcaatcgtgacttttttctcagaattgtaagatattagttcccaattgtgagttataaaatccagttctgagggggaaaaaagatattttcttagaatcgtgagtttatatcacagttctgactttttttgtaaatgtgactttatatttttcttgcaattccaagtttatatcctgcattTCCaaccttttttcttgcaattcaattccaagtttatatcctgcattTCCAACCTTTTTCTCACAAtatcgagtttatatctcacaattctgactttttcttgcaattccaagtttatatcctgcattTCCAACCTTTTTCTCACAAtatcgagtttatatctcacaattctgactttttttcttgtaaatgtgagtttatatctcacaattctgactttttcttgcaatatcgcgtttatatcttgtaattctgactttttctttaaattctatctcgcaattttgacttttttttcagaattgtaagatatgaactgacaattgtgagttataaaatccaGTTCTGCGGGGGAACaatgaaaaaagatattttctcacaattgtgaatttatatctcacaattctgacttaacttccggttgcatgttataaagtaaGTAAGTGCAAGTGCAAGTTATAagatagaaacttgcaattctgagaaataaagtcgcaattctgagaaacaaagtttataacttacaattctgacttttctcaaaattgtgagtttaaatctcagaaTTCTGCAAGTTGatgtcacgcaattctgagaaaaaaagccagaattgtgagatgtaaacgtgagaaaaaaaaaacagaattttctcaaattgcaagtttatatctcacaattctgactttttttgtaaatgtgactttatatctcacaattctgactttttctcgcaaatgcaagtgtatatctcgcaattctgacttttttcttgcaattctgagtttatatcctgcatttctgacttttttctcgcaaatacgagtttatatcttacaattctgacatttttctcacaatatcgagtttatatcttgcagttctgacttttttcttgtaaatgtgactttatatctcacaattctgacttttgtcttgcaattctgcaagAAAAaacctcagaattgtgagataaaaccttgcagttaaatcattttatttatttttttattcagtggcagaaacagttTTCCGTGTTATTGAGCCCTACCCGTgtggtttcattaaaaaaaacaacaaaaaaaaaacggagaaaggtatttagtaaatatttagaTTGTAGCCTGTCCAATTTTTCTTCCTCATTCAAGTTATGATTCATAAGCGtggtttatttttcttgttgcaAATCTGGGGCATTAACTCATCTAGCAATCTGGCAGACTTTGTGTAAATCTTATGTCACTGAAACAGAatgtcaaaa from Labeo rohita strain BAU-BD-2019 chromosome 6, IGBB_LRoh.1.0, whole genome shotgun sequence carries:
- the shroom2a gene encoding protein Shroom2 isoform X2, encoding MDTIKQYPIDSGFPEGDHRIFYSSDRPGNFDEHHGNGEGWKVVDVTLVGGAPWGFTLRGGLEHREPLLITKVEEGSKAATARLQAGDELINVNNISLAGYRQEAICLIKGSHKTLSLVVKRKMKMVDIVAQKMPSESDVHMARSFLTKILRSSMRRNEPMSRPHSWHATKFNESHSEAKTQSTPSPVWQTRYDASSFSSELSTGWEQTNLRRVSDQFSSLGSMDSLEHSSHPYPPGRLSPSKSNNNSIEHLGGGKRDSAYSSFSTSSGTPDYSLSKSNTASTENMLYKINQWDSSSRHSNGRHSQSLSEGVRQDERLGYLQHLSSHEIPKAEEQPGTRHSSSGRVSIGPVWHVPDMKKNVVSSTPPPAPPTRSDSFAATKVHEKGLITGTSEGLGVHPQLKPQVKALQKAGETHETTQRSHQVNETAPESRPSKNDSSNPYISSNAQHQYPPHMSSDKTYSLSTTDVRDRHQPYAPVPYHSRQYSDEGTFHAQTRTIPALKPPFSGYFSSMQELPTNNHMQPNSQNQTRRQAASMSGYVGVTSHHIAQGMTQASLVRVDDFKATSVSEMSHSGRDRLSIGSQGGAKDRYFPPQSQHHDTDHKDNNASFKQSENHHRIFAAPSNIPDSTKPSELRGSQKQLHMSSSDEHSGSYPSSKQPEHRRSAGHLHLKEYSQQPFPAKSESKICPQKTPMLYSLAQENNDVEDCQDEINSGSAQQEVLESQSGKQARRSDRFATTLRNEIQMRRAQLQKSRSAATLESPVEAVEEPAVWKTTGTSSSSSDGCFSSSYKDHLKEAQARVLQATSFRRRDLEPVLFEHPGTEGPTRKDTPPLPGVSEVPASKPTSGSNQVLRIGNRKRFSAEKKLRSFSEPDKIHEVGANERSSVPDNAAPLENRHRLFEAVGKPTFPKPMPKQNLQTSEDTRLPKSGGMHYSAKSETAGRSKSESSTPIEHHLNNEGQDGPHSVNRQAMLEQQRLGTFAEYEAKWNIQRKTSEPRVSGRYHSADNILDTGNERQSKPTCVHERSRSSPSADFHGQKLPVQETKSADYSKPEKNLCEQDKNSTRLNEKGYSELVCKENPEIPSLALTEDLEKKALDPPSSHHKTALHFSDHSTRSEPSAPSKNKSSVLLPHLEKYKCPEGTPPPLSKFQEVQPGSQGGVLASLSPVNNQSSASFPAPVPWKGSEHSKGPTREEELPQELVPPPFPPPPPPAVLPTQQTAGPTQPTMEGQRSPSPQFAPQRLTDKPPVSVSIQDEAPGRMDRVKDENTSVKKVPIKIVRSESDTEKESRQYLNLPIETPISSQEPGVTHLQSLGNPDQSYSLFCTYTRQKDQVPDLREADMGPLKDQGPQTNVNPVSYGLRGPQMAPSPDQSSNGVSSHPLQTEDDEKRKELAKDIMDKDKSLVDILDQSKMKTTMDLMEGIFPQGEQLLEEAQHRRKAAPKQLSHRNSVEKKEEDSLVAATALVTNSTYYSTSAPKAELLIKMKDMQEQSVEHNSEEELEEDNESDLASKKHELIDSLSKKLQVLRGAQESLQEDVQDNNALGEDVEAIVQGVCKPNELEKFRMFVGDLDKVVNLLLSLSGRLARVENALNSLEEDASLDERRTLTEKRKLLIRQHEDAKELKENLDRRERVVYDILASYLSEENMADYEHFVKMKSALIIEQRKLEDKIKLGEEQLKCLMDSLPMDLRTTN